DNA from Ignavibacteria bacterium:
AATAAATATACCCGCGAAAAGTAAAATAAAAAGTTTGGTGGTTTTTATAGGCATATAATTAAAACTTTTTAAACAACCAGTAGTTAAAACCTATCAGAAATCTCATATCGGATTCGTAGATTCTGTTTATCAATAACTGACCCTGAGCATCAACTGATAATTGCGGCATGGGTCTGTATGTAACTCCGAGCATCCCGCTGAATGAATTTACTTTATCAGTTTCATAAATATCTCCAAGCCTGTACCTGGAATAACTCACCGATGCCGAAGCTGATAATATATCTTCGTAAATTTGATTTTGGTAATAACCGCTTATTCCGTCGGATTCACCTGCATAGCCCATATATTTAATAAATGAAAATCCATAGTTGGCATTAGAAAACCCCGCCTGAACTTTTACAGAATTATCATTCTCATATAATACAGTTCCTACTTTGCCGTATGCAATGATTCCATTATCGAATGAATAATCAAGACCGCCCTGAAGCTCCTGATATTTAGAATATGCAAAGACCCAGAAAATACTGTTATAAGTAAAATGTGGTTCACGGTAATTATATTCGGCAAATGCTCTGAGGTTATCTTTTATTGCAACTCGTGCATTGATTTCAGCCCTGTATAATTTTTTAAGCTCTATATCATAATAAACCTTGCTATAAAAATTATGCTTTCCCAGATAGGTATAATTAATATCAAGTCCGGCAAGCTGTTCAGAAGGACCGTCTAATGTTATTTCCCGTGTTACCGGATTAAATACGCTGTCTAATCTTATTGTTGAATATGATTCAGGGGTTTGTTTTTTATTCGAGTAGCTTAGACCCGCCATAAGGTCCTTAACACCGTAATATATAAACTGCGCTCCAAAATGAAAGTTGTCCTTTAGTTTCGGGAAATTTTCAAATTCGTATGAACTTGGCGCAGGAATTCCGCCGAATACGGCAAGCTGGTATTCTTTGTTTTCCCCGCTTTTAATTTTTAAGTGAAGACCATCAAGAGTTCCTTTTCCGACTCCGGCAAATAAATTTTGTCTTCCAAGTTTAAGGTCTAACAAATCAAAAAGATTACTGCCCTTAACATATAAATTATAAAATCTGTAACGAAACCCTTTATCAACTTTATTAATTATGTCTTCTTCAGTCTGGGCAAGAGCATTAAATGTCCATTTACCGCTGTTAACATCAAAAAGATAATTTTGATATCCTCTCAGATGTGTTGTTTTTGCAGATGAACTATTTGAGAGAGTATCTATTCTTTGCCAGCCGTAAACATAATTGTTAAATCTGAAATTAATTGATTGACCGTAAGTAATATTAACTGCAAAAAACATTGCAGTTAATATTAATAGTTTAGGTTTCATTTTAATTTACATTAAACTACTCTTTTGGTTTCGGATGTTTAATCTGTGCCCAGAATTGGTCGTAATTGAATTCTTTATAACTGGGACTTTCAGGGTTATGGCAATTCGTGCAGAAAGCTTCTTTTTCTTTGTGAATAATAAGACCGTTTGCTTCTGATTTAGCCCTGTCTTTCATTATATTAAGTTTTTTGTAATCGGAGCCGGGTCCGTGACATGTTTCACACTGCACTCCATCTTCTTTATTAAAAGTGCTTTCTAACTCAGACATGTCAATATCTTTTCCCAATACATGACACTTTACGCATTGAGGAGTTTCAGCTGCCGGAGTAGTAAACCCTTTTTCTTTAGCAAGCTTGTCCGCCTCAGGAGTCTGAAGAGTTTTAAACGCCTGCGAGTGTTTTGAATTTTGCCAAATCTCATACTGGTTTCCCTGAGACTCAGATTTATGGCATGCGCCCACACACGTTGTCACGCCGACATACTTAAACGGCGCGTTACTATAAGCATCTTCGGTATAAGCGTCCTCCGTTACTTTTAAGGTTACCGCTGTTATTGCAGCAATAAATATAAAAACTATTAAGATTTTCTTTTTCATATCACTTTTGTTTCTTATATTAATATTATAATAATTTTATTTAATCATATTTTTTATTTTCTTTTTCTTTTCACTTAATACCGTCGAAATCAAATCGTAATTATGAACATATATGCTGGGATATCCACTAATATGAGTTAAAATTTTCCTCGCGTCATCCACTTCTTTTCTATCTTCGTCGCTAAGTTGTGAATCTTTAGCTTTTGATATTAAATCATTCAGCTCTGATGATATTTTCTTCACATCATTTTTCCATTCAATCATCATATCATCATATCCTGCTTCGTGACATTTCACACATATCATTTTATCGGGCTTAACTATTTTATCTGAAACTTTATGGCAATCATTGCAGGAGGCACCACCAACTTTCATAATATCAGGGTGATTTTTATTCAAATAAGTGCCGCTATAAACCTGCTCCTGGAATTTATGACAGTTTGCACAACTTTCACTGGACTCGGTTTGAGCGTGATGACAATTATTACAGCTTTGTTTATTAACAGTCAATGCACCATGTCTTTGCTCATTAGAGTGACATCTATTGCACGAAATTTTTTCTTTAACGATATGAAGATTATGTGAAAAATTCATATCAAATTTTTTTACGGATACTTCCTGAATTCCTGAATGACAGGAGTAGCATTCGTTTGGAATGAACTCCTGCGGAGATTTAAAATCAGGTAATCTTTGCGAAGAGCCAACAGCTGATAATGAATTTTGCAATAAGCCATAGCTTCCTTGTAAAAGCTTTTCAGCAAAGCTGACACTATGAACGCTCTTTCCTATCTCAACAATTTTTATATTATGCATTGCCTGCTTCAGAAGCTCTTCTGCTTCCGGCTTCCTGTCGCTTTTGCTCGATGAAACAATCGAGCTCGCAGTTCTATATATGGAATTGATTGTCTGCAATCTTTTAGACGTTCCCGCCTCCCATTCATCAATTAGTCTTTCAAAACCTTTTCCGTGACACTTGTTACAGGAACTGCCGCTTGCTTTTGAAGTAGTTATATTTTTTTTATCAGTTTCATGAAGGACATGACAACCTTTGCAGTTTATGCCATTGAGAAACATAGTGCTTGGAGATTTCTCAACATTAAATCCATTTTCTCCTGTATATAAACTCACCTGTGATAAATGTGCATTTGAGTGGCATGATTGGCAATCAGGCGGCGATGTGGGATCCATCTTTTGAATTTTGTGCTCAATAGTATTATGACATGAAGAACATTTTAGGCTATGCTTGGTTATGTGTGTTTCATGCACAAGCTTTGTATCACCAATTTTGGTAAGTTTTTCAGTTTCAAAATGACACTGGAAACATCTTTCTTTATCTACATTACCGCTTCCCGCAACTGTATTTGAATGGCAATCCACACATGCAATTTTGTTTTCAACAACAGCAGTGTGATTATATCTGAAGCTTGCCATTTCATCTTTGCTTTTATTCTCCCAATTATGACAGGTAGTGCAATTTGAAAGCTTATCAAATTTATGTTCGGGGTCTGCAGATTTTTTCATATGGCAGTTGTAACAGGTAGATGTTGTTACCTCCATATGTGTTGTCTGGACAATCTGGGAATGGCAGCTTGTACATTTTAAAGTTTTGCCATTTCTTAATTCCTGCAGATGGTTTTTATGACTGAACTGAACACCCTTAAAGTTATATGTGGAATCCTCGAAAGCTTGTCTTTCATGGCATCCCGAACGCGCGCAAGTATTATCCGGAATCTCTGCAGCAGGCTTACGTTTTTTATATGTTAATGAAACATAGCTTACTATCTGAACCAATCCGTTAAGTTTTCCTTTTACAGTACCGGTTAATCCGGGTTCAAAATGACATTCCACACATGCAACTTTACTATGTGATGAGGTTTGCCAGCTTTGATGAAAGGATTCCATGTAATGACAAGTGGGGCAAAAAGAAGGTTGTGATGTATATTCAGCTGAGGCTGCTAAGAGAATAAGGAATAAACCGAGATATATTCCGCTAAATAAAAGAAATCTTTTGAAGCCCTTTACTTTCTTGAAGAGTTTTTTTTCTTTCTTCGGTTTATTAAGTTCCGCATTCATATCTCAGTATATATCTGGATTGTATTTTTTTCTAAATTATTTCCGGGTCATAGTTCATAAAATACTTTTGCGATAATGATATCAGATTCTTGTTTAAAAAAATATTTTACAAAATTTATATTTTAATTTTTAAAATTAGATTTCTGCAGACAATATACAAACAAAAAAGTTACACAGATATGCATTTGTCCAATTTTTTTCTATGACATTTGTCATATTTTAATACGATAAATGTCATATTTGTAAGTGACTTAAATCATTCACAATAATTTAACTTTTACTTATATTTATATGAATAAAATGGAAGATGAATAGTTAATATTTTATTAATAATTTTACGAGTTAGAAAAGATTTTTTATAACACGAATGAAAAAATTAAATCTAACAAAATTTTGGAGTTAACATTATGAAACATTTAATTACAATTTTGTTCTTATTTGTTTTTTGTTCAGGTGTAACTTTTGCACAGCCAAGAGCAAAGATAGTCACTCAATACGTTACTCCGCAAATGCTTGCAAGCACTCCCGGCTTAACGCAAGACTCAACTGTTTCCTCAGGATTAAATACTGTTGCTAAAGGCACATTTGTATATCTGAGAGCATGGAACTGGGGAGATACTTCAAGTATCACAAATGCAAACTGGACATTAACTCAAAAACCCGCCGGCTCGAGTGCATCAATTTCTACAATCACCGGCTTGTCATGGTGGGCAAAATTCAAAGCAGATCTTACCGGAACATATGAGATAAGTGTATCTATGACAACTACCACAGGAACAAGAGATACCATAACAAAAATTTATGCAAGCACATATGTAGGCACAGGAGGTTTTGATAACGTTGCTGCTCAATATCCGAACTGTATGTCATGCCACGGCTCAACGCCTAAGTTTCAGGATATATTTAACCGATGGAAAGATTCCAAACATGCTACAACTTTTAAAACAAACATAACTTCGGGACCTTCTTCTTATGGAATAAATCAATTCAAGCTGCACACACTTGGCTATGATCATAATATTTTTGCAGAGAACAATGGTTTTGATGATAAAGCGCGCCAATTAGGCTGGGTATGGAGCAGTTTTTCGCCTCCTAAGCCGGCTAATTGGGATTCTCTGAAAAACCGTTTTTCACAGCTTGTTGCATTTGCAAATGTTGGTTGTGAAAGCTGTCACGGAGCAGGAAGCGAGCACGTTCTCGGAGGCGGTGACACAATGAAAATTCAAAAAAGTGTTGATGAAGGCAATTGCGGAAAATGTCATGATGCTTCCGCAAGCACTCCGCAATTTGCACAGTTCAAAAATTCTCTGCACTCTGATGTTATCTGGAGCAGTTCGTTTGCACAGAACAATAACGGAACAAATAATTTGGATAACTGCATAAGATGTCACGACGGTAACGGATATGTGAACTATACAAAAGGTGTAGGAACAAACACTAACGGTTTCACAAAAGCAAAACAGGAAATGATAGCATGCGCATCGTGCCATGACCCTCACGGAAACTCCAACCAGTTCAGTTTGCGGAACAGGCCTTCAAATGCGGATACACTTGCAAATGGTTTCCATTATACAAATGTAGGGAACGGAATAGTTTGTATGGATTGCCATAAGTCCAGAAAAAATTCATTAACCTATGTCAATACCAGAGTTACTTCTTCGACATGGGGACCGCATCATTCAGGTCAAACGGATGTTTATCAGGGACAAAATGCAGCTATGTTTGCGGGTCCGTATCAGTCAACA
Protein-coding regions in this window:
- a CDS encoding cytochrome c family protein, whose protein sequence is MKKKILIVFIFIAAITAVTLKVTEDAYTEDAYSNAPFKYVGVTTCVGACHKSESQGNQYEIWQNSKHSQAFKTLQTPEADKLAKEKGFTTPAAETPQCVKCHVLGKDIDMSELESTFNKEDGVQCETCHGPGSDYKKLNIMKDRAKSEANGLIIHKEKEAFCTNCHNPESPSYKEFNYDQFWAQIKHPKPKE
- a CDS encoding cytochrome c3 family protein, whose amino-acid sequence is MNAELNKPKKEKKLFKKVKGFKRFLLFSGIYLGLFLILLAASAEYTSQPSFCPTCHYMESFHQSWQTSSHSKVACVECHFEPGLTGTVKGKLNGLVQIVSYVSLTYKKRKPAAEIPDNTCARSGCHERQAFEDSTYNFKGVQFSHKNHLQELRNGKTLKCTSCHSQIVQTTHMEVTTSTCYNCHMKKSADPEHKFDKLSNCTTCHNWENKSKDEMASFRYNHTAVVENKIACVDCHSNTVAGSGNVDKERCFQCHFETEKLTKIGDTKLVHETHITKHSLKCSSCHNTIEHKIQKMDPTSPPDCQSCHSNAHLSQVSLYTGENGFNVEKSPSTMFLNGINCKGCHVLHETDKKNITTSKASGSSCNKCHGKGFERLIDEWEAGTSKRLQTINSIYRTASSIVSSSKSDRKPEAEELLKQAMHNIKIVEIGKSVHSVSFAEKLLQGSYGLLQNSLSAVGSSQRLPDFKSPQEFIPNECYSCHSGIQEVSVKKFDMNFSHNLHIVKEKISCNRCHSNEQRHGALTVNKQSCNNCHHAQTESSESCANCHKFQEQVYSGTYLNKNHPDIMKVGGASCNDCHKVSDKIVKPDKMICVKCHEAGYDDMMIEWKNDVKKISSELNDLISKAKDSQLSDEDRKEVDDARKILTHISGYPSIYVHNYDLISTVLSEKKKKIKNMIK
- a CDS encoding T9SS type A sorting domain-containing protein translates to MKHLITILFLFVFCSGVTFAQPRAKIVTQYVTPQMLASTPGLTQDSTVSSGLNTVAKGTFVYLRAWNWGDTSSITNANWTLTQKPAGSSASISTITGLSWWAKFKADLTGTYEISVSMTTTTGTRDTITKIYASTYVGTGGFDNVAAQYPNCMSCHGSTPKFQDIFNRWKDSKHATTFKTNITSGPSSYGINQFKLHTLGYDHNIFAENNGFDDKARQLGWVWSSFSPPKPANWDSLKNRFSQLVAFANVGCESCHGAGSEHVLGGGDTMKIQKSVDEGNCGKCHDASASTPQFAQFKNSLHSDVIWSSSFAQNNNGTNNLDNCIRCHDGNGYVNYTKGVGTNTNGFTKAKQEMIACASCHDPHGNSNQFSLRNRPSNADTLANGFHYTNVGNGIVCMDCHKSRKNSLTYVNTRVTSSTWGPHHSGQTDVYQGQNAAMFAGPYQSTAHKEFLVGACVRCHMAPTDTLNPANRNKVGDHSMSMHNPETNFDNLSGCQTCHFGKTRFDQFIAPQDYDGNGLTEAWQKEIDGCLKNLRLQLPPVGVDSVAWQLVAADSNNVTLRKAYFNYLLIYEDGSRGMHNPKFAVDVLLKSRNALVGIMPVSTEIPLRYEMSQNYPNPFNPVTKFNISIAKAGNVKIVVYDITGREVTVLLNNVLNPGTYNVEWNATNSSGRSVSSGVYFYKIAAGSFVDVKKMMLIK